A genomic window from Oceanobacillus timonensis includes:
- a CDS encoding MFS transporter → MADEKNDSAQGYIDNPERQKQLYKRTLIIVVISQMFGGAGLAAGITVGALLAEQMLGTDAFAGVPAALFTLGSAGAALVVGRLSNRFGRRMGLATGFITGGLGAIGVVLAAVLNSVVLLFAALLIYGAGTATNLQARYAGTDLATNKQRGTAVSMAMVATTFGAVAGPNLVDVMGDFARSIGVPELAGPFILSATAFILAGVFLFIFLRPDPFMIALEINANKLHKEQGTRTQQNLIHKKGMIVGAIIMVLSQIVMIAIMTMTPIHMGDHGHSLRAIGLVIGFHVGAMYLPSLITGVLVDKVGRTAMAVASGATLLLAGVVAAIAPGSSLFFMTVALILLGLGWNFGLISGTALIVDSTEPETRAKTQGTVDVFIALAGASGGAMSGMVVAGSSYEMLSLVGGVLSLILIPIVIWSIKGERNRSENNMK, encoded by the coding sequence TTGGCGGATGAAAAGAACGATTCGGCACAAGGGTATATAGATAATCCAGAAAGACAAAAGCAATTGTATAAACGTACCTTGATTATTGTCGTTATTTCACAAATGTTTGGCGGGGCAGGATTAGCTGCCGGGATAACGGTAGGAGCACTGCTTGCTGAACAAATGCTTGGTACAGATGCTTTTGCAGGAGTTCCTGCTGCTTTATTCACTTTAGGATCAGCGGGAGCTGCATTGGTGGTAGGAAGACTTTCCAATCGCTTTGGAAGACGGATGGGTTTGGCGACAGGTTTTATAACGGGCGGACTTGGAGCAATAGGTGTAGTGCTTGCCGCTGTTTTAAATAGTGTGGTTTTATTATTTGCTGCTTTACTCATATATGGTGCAGGTACTGCAACCAACTTACAGGCACGTTATGCTGGTACAGATTTGGCAACGAATAAACAACGAGGTACTGCTGTAAGTATGGCGATGGTTGCTACAACTTTTGGTGCCGTTGCTGGCCCAAACTTAGTTGATGTGATGGGGGATTTTGCACGGTCTATTGGTGTGCCTGAATTAGCTGGGCCGTTTATTTTATCTGCAACCGCCTTTATATTGGCAGGTGTTTTCTTGTTTATCTTTTTACGTCCAGATCCATTCATGATTGCGTTAGAAATAAATGCAAATAAACTTCATAAGGAACAAGGTACTCGTACTCAACAGAATCTGATTCATAAAAAAGGAATGATCGTTGGGGCAATCATCATGGTACTGAGTCAAATTGTGATGATTGCCATTATGACAATGACTCCTATTCATATGGGAGATCATGGACATAGTCTACGAGCGATAGGACTCGTCATCGGTTTTCATGTCGGTGCAATGTACTTGCCATCACTCATTACAGGAGTACTTGTAGATAAGGTCGGCCGTACTGCGATGGCAGTTGCTTCTGGAGCCACATTGCTTCTTGCAGGAGTTGTAGCAGCCATTGCTCCTGGAAGCTCTTTATTTTTCATGACAGTGGCACTGATTTTGCTCGGGTTAGGATGGAATTTTGGCTTAATAAGCGGCACAGCTTTAATTGTTGATTCCACTGAGCCTGAAACGCGTGCGAAGACGCAAGGAACAGTGGATGTGTTTATTGCATTAGCTGGTGCGAGTGGCGGTGCTATGTCAGGAATGGTAGTTGCTGGGTCAAGTTACGAGATGTTGTCGCTTGTGGGCGGTGTTTTATCTTTGATACTTATTCCTATTGTGATTTGGTCTATCAAGGGGGAAAGAAACCGTTCAGAGAATAATATGAAATAA
- a CDS encoding TetR/AcrR family transcriptional regulator — MAKKANTETKIIETGEELIQERGINGFSFADIANIVGIRKASIHYYFPTKTDLVKSVLEHYINHFFTALDNRCRHLRSLEEVLTAYTEQFKSSLQENNQVCLCSMLSMESFSLDDELQQEINTFFNKNVWWLQNKLEEFHIPEEQASTMANHLFVVVQGVQLITQSSRDISYFDSIVSKEIHSIISL, encoded by the coding sequence ATGGCAAAAAAAGCAAATACGGAAACAAAAATTATTGAAACAGGAGAAGAACTGATTCAAGAAAGGGGCATAAATGGATTTAGTTTTGCTGATATCGCGAATATAGTAGGCATCAGAAAAGCTAGCATCCATTATTATTTCCCGACGAAAACAGATCTGGTAAAAAGTGTGTTAGAGCACTATATTAATCACTTTTTTACTGCTTTAGATAACCGATGCCGTCATCTTCGTTCGCTTGAAGAGGTTCTTACTGCGTATACAGAACAATTTAAAAGTAGTTTACAGGAAAATAACCAAGTATGTTTATGTTCGATGCTGTCCATGGAATCTTTTTCTTTGGATGATGAATTGCAGCAAGAGATTAATACATTTTTTAATAAAAATGTATGGTGGCTTCAAAATAAATTAGAGGAATTTCATATTCCGGAAGAACAGGCAAGTACGATGGCAAATCATCTATTTGTAGTGGTTCAAGGAGTACAGTTGATTACTCAAAGCTCCAGAGACATCTCTTATTTTGATTCCATCGTTTCTAAAGAGATTCATTCCATTATTTCACTTTAA
- a CDS encoding SDR family NAD(P)-dependent oxidoreductase, translating into MQFQNKTVIITGGGTGIGRKAAALFYNEGANVIINGRREEVLKTTATEIDPTEQKVSFVAGDISNPETSKELVNKAVELFGGVDILVNNTGKFVPTPFTEYTPEDVQSYLDVIVKGTIFTSQAVIPEMKKRGQGVIINTGSMWALQSVEATPSAAYSAAMAGRHALTKNMAVELAADNIRVNAVAPAVVETPIYNNFLSDEEVPEVLDSFNEFHPLKRNGQPEDVAKAILFLASESASWITGTVMPVDGGATARLR; encoded by the coding sequence ATGCAATTTCAAAATAAAACGGTCATTATCACCGGCGGAGGTACCGGCATTGGCCGAAAAGCAGCAGCATTATTCTATAACGAAGGTGCCAATGTAATCATTAATGGCCGCAGAGAAGAGGTATTGAAAACAACAGCCACAGAGATTGATCCAACTGAACAAAAAGTAAGTTTTGTAGCAGGAGATATAAGTAACCCTGAAACGTCGAAAGAGTTAGTTAACAAAGCTGTTGAATTATTCGGTGGAGTTGATATACTGGTTAACAACACTGGAAAGTTTGTTCCAACTCCATTTACCGAATATACACCGGAAGATGTGCAATCTTATCTTGATGTCATTGTGAAAGGAACCATCTTCACTTCCCAAGCAGTTATTCCGGAAATGAAGAAACGTGGACAAGGTGTCATTATTAACACTGGTTCGATGTGGGCGCTTCAATCAGTAGAAGCAACCCCTTCCGCTGCTTATTCTGCAGCCATGGCTGGGAGACACGCGCTTACAAAAAATATGGCGGTGGAATTAGCTGCAGATAATATTCGAGTAAATGCGGTAGCTCCTGCTGTAGTGGAAACGCCAATTTATAATAATTTCCTTTCCGATGAGGAAGTTCCGGAAGTATTAGATTCATTTAATGAATTCCACCCTTTAAAACGAAATGGGCAACCAGAAGATGTTGCGAAGGCCATTTTATTTTTAGCAAGTGAATCAGCTTCCTGGATAACAGGAACGGTTATGCCTGTAGATGGCGGAGCGACAGCAAGGCTGCGTTAA